From the genome of Impatiens glandulifera chromosome 9, dImpGla2.1, whole genome shotgun sequence, one region includes:
- the LOC124915486 gene encoding uncharacterized protein LOC124915486, which yields MASTLPTNKFRVFIILMCFLVHSHSNSIQDLLRSRGLPGGLFPKNVNSYDLDADGLLQVYFEQPCMAKFETRVLFDTVVRANLSYGGLTGVQGLSQEELFLWFSVKDIIVYDPSSGLILFDIGVAHKQFSLSLFEDPPVCHPEGFLMEENPNEELRLQAQR from the exons ATGGCTTCGACCTTACCCACGAACAAATTCCGAGTCTTTATCATTCTAATGTGTTTTTTGGTTCATTCTCATTCTAACTCCATTCAAGACTTGCTCAGGAGCCGAGGACTGCCGGGTGGGCTTTTTCCCAAGAATGTGAATTCATATGATCTCGACGCAGATGGTCTTCTCCAGGTATACTTTGAGCAGCCGTGTATGGCCAAGTTTGAGACGAGGGTTCTATTCGACACAGTTGTTCGGGCTAATCTAAGCTATGGAGGTTTGACTGGAGTCCAAGGATTGTCACAAGAAGAACTATTTTTGTGGTTTTCAGTCAAGGATATCATAGTTTATGATCCATCATCTGGGTTAATTCTATTTGATATTGGCGTTGCTCATAAGCAATTCTCTCTATCCCTATTTGAAGACCCTCCTGTTTGCCATCCAGAG GGATTTCTGATGGAGGAGAATCCAAATGAGGAATTGAGGCTTCAAGCTCAGAGATGA
- the LOC124913811 gene encoding microtubule-associated protein futsch isoform X1 — MLEKIGLPAKPSLRGNIWVVDASHCQGCSSQFTFINRKHHCRRCGGIFCNGCSHHRMVLRGQGDSPVRICEPCKKLEEAARFELRYGQKNKAGKGGSRATPIHEDEVLNQILGNDKKELSPAYSKNEANSVEETLLDDSLSDASIESPEKLREQAVEEKKKYKILKGEGKSEEALKAFKRGKELERQATAVELSIRKNRRRPSSSNTTEIEKSKSNVQKGKEKDDLASELRDLGWSDMDLHDADKKPANMSLEGELSTLLREVSHKATTKTGASSSIDKTQVIALKKKALTLKREGKLTEAKEELKKAKILEQQLEEQALLEGAEDSDDELSALIRGMDDDDDGGDDTRDYFSMGFKGDHLDGIDNDLGDDSHFDVTNEDMNDPEMAAALKSFGWTEETDCLEETDNREAILSEIQALKRQAVAQKRAGNTAEAVSLHKKSKLLESNLDVEGPPDSILYEEKTASKPNKGKSRSVIQKELLGLKKQALALRREGKLDEADEVLKRGKVLEQQLEEIDNHASEVKPARDNNNSENLVVMDGGEEVTDQDMFDPTYLSLLSNLGWKEEEAESSRHNGDTIVTQAAVSSRKSKGEIQRELLGLKRKALALKRQGQTEEADEVLNEAKVLEAQLAEMESAKPKIPAEIKNDMLDSLSVSQPVNVESKVEVKAAIISDQSEQIPNDDSIRQEILAHKRKALALKREGRLPEAKEELRQAKLLEKRLEDILPAQLSIPAQLDAEKATPAVTPIVEKEPSPLKPASKPALSSRDRFKLQQQSLGHKRQALKFRREGRTEEADAEFELAKALESQLEELSAQDSSKSSLDHVDDGVGVEDFLDPQLLLALKSIGLNNEASVSSQVPNKKMEAPVIERGEDSSSGKERKIQQLEEEIKAEKIKAVKLKRSGNQQGALEALRRAKMLEKKLNS, encoded by the exons CATCATTGTCGCAGATGCGGAGGTATATTTTGCAACGGCTGTTCCCACCATAGGATGGTCTTACGTGGGCAAGGAGATTCACCTGTTCGCATTTGCGAACCATGTAAAAAACTCGAAGAGGCTGCACGCTTTGAATTGCGATATGGCCAGAAAAACAAAGCCGGAAAAG GGGGGTCTAGAGCAACACCTATTCATGAAGATGAAGTGTTAAATCAGATTTTAGGCAATGATAAGAAGGAATTGTCTCCAGCGTATTCTAAGAATGAAGCTAATTCTGTCGAGGAGACTCTCCTAGATGATTCATTATCAGATGCATCAATTGAGAGTCCTGAAAAGTTGCGTGAGCAGGCTGTGGAGGagaaaaagaaatacaaaatcCTGAAAGGAGAAGGAAAATCCGAAGAAGCTTTAAAAGCTTTTAAAAGGGGAAAAGAGCTTGAGAGACAAGCAACTGCGGTAGAACTATCAATAAGAAAAAATCGCAGAAGACCATCTTCAAGCAACACGACGGAGATTGAGAAAAGCAAGTCCAATGTTCAAAAGGGCAAGGAAAAAGATGACCTTGCTTCTGAACTTCGAGATTTGGGTTGGTCAGATATGGACCTTCACGATGCCGATAAAAAGCCAGCTAATATGAGCTTGGAAGGTGAACTATCTACACTTCTTAGGGAGGTCTCTCATAAAGCTACGACAAAGACAGGTGCCAGCAGCAGTATAGACAAAACTCAGGTGATTGCCCTCAAGAAGAAAGCTCTAACTCTAAAGCGTGAAGGAAAACTCACTGAGGCAAAAGAAGAACTGAAAAAAGCTAAAATTCTGGAACAGCAACTTGAGGAACAAGCACTCTTGGAAGGGGCTGAAGATTCTGACGACGAGCTGTCAGCATTGATTCGTGGCATGGACGACGATGATGATGGTGGTGATGATACACGGGATTATTTCTCAATGGGATTCAAGGGCGATCACCTTGATGGAATCGATAACGATCTGGGCGATGATAGTCACTTCGACGTGACAAATGAGGATATGAATGACCCAGAAATGGCTGCTGCTTTAAAATCTTTTGGTTGGACCGAGGAAACTGATTGCTTGGAGGAAACTGATAATAGGGAAGCAATCTTAAGTGAGATTCAAGCTTTGAAAAGACAGGCAGTTGCTCAAAAACGGGCAGGTAATACAGCTGAAGCAGTGTCTTTGCACAAAAAGTCGAAGTTACTCGAGAGTAACCTTGATGTGGAAGGACCACCAGATTCTATTTTGTATGAGGAGAAAACCGCATCAAAGCCAAACAAGGGGAAGAGTAGATCGGTGATTCAGAAAGAGCTGTTGGGCCTGAAAAAGCAGGCTCTTGCTTTAAGGAGGGAAGGTAAACTAGACGAGGCAGATGAAGTGCTGAAGAGAGGGAAGGTACTCGAGCAGCAGCTTGAGGAGATCGATAATCATGCTTCTGAAGTGAAGCCTGCACGTGACAATAATAATTCAGAAAATCTTGTTGTGATGGATGGTGGAGAAGAAGTGACAGATCaggacatgtttgatccaacGTATCTTTCACTTTTATCGAACCTGGGTTGGAAAGAGGAAGAAGCCGAGAGTTCTAGACATAATGGCGATACAATCGTTACTCAAGCTGCTGTTTCATCTCGAAAAAGTAAAGGTGAAATCCAGAGGGAACTGCTCGGTTTGAAGAGGAAGGCGCTTGCTCTGAAGCGCCAAGGTCAGACCGAGGAAGCAGACGAAGTGCTAAACGAGGCAAAAGTTTTGGAAGCCCAACTGGCGGAGATGGAGTCTGCCAAACCTAAAATTCCAGCGGAAATAAAAAACGACATGTTAGATTCCTTGTCTGTTTCACAGCCGGTGAATGTCGAGTCGAAAGTAGAAGTCAAAGCCGCAATAATAAGCGATCAATCTGAACAAATTCCTAACGATGATTCTATCCGTCAAGAAATTCTTGCTCATAAAAGAAAAGCCCTTGCTCTGAAGAGAGAAGGGAGGCTTCCAGAAGCTAAAGAGGAGCTTCGACAGGCAAAACTGTTGGAGAAAAGGCTAGAGGATATCCTCCCTGCTCAACTTAGTATCCCTGCCCAACTTGATGCAGAAAAAGCTACCCCTGCTGTGACACCCATTGTCGAGAAGGAACCAAGTCCTTTGAAACCGGCTTCAAAACCTGCACTGTCTAGCCGTGATCGTTTCAAGTTGCAGCAGCAGTCCCTCGGTCATAAAAGACAGGCACTGAAGTTTAGGAGAGAAGGCAGGACGGAAGAAGCAGATGCAGAGTTTGAATTGGCAAAAGCTCTAGAGTCCCAGTTGGAGGAGTTATCAGCCCAAGACTCGTCCAAATCTTCATTGGACCATGTCGACGATGGTGTCGGAGTTGAGGATTTCCTTGATCCCCAACTTCTGTTGGCTTTGAAATCCATAGGATTGAATAACGAAGCAAGTGTTTCATCTCAAGTACCTAATAAAAAGATGGAGGCTCCTGTAATTGAAAGGGGTGAAGATTCTTCTTCTGGTAAGGAGAGGAAAATTCAACAACTGGAAGAAGAGATCAAAGCAGAGAAGATAAAGGCAGTTAAATTAAAACGTTCAGGAAACCAACAGGGGGCTCTGGAAGCTCTTAGGCGAGCTAAAATGCTTGAAAAGAAGCTAAATTCTTGA
- the LOC124913811 gene encoding microtubule-associated protein futsch isoform X2: MHRIVKDVLLSSLSSIARCGGIFCNGCSHHRMVLRGQGDSPVRICEPCKKLEEAARFELRYGQKNKAGKGGSRATPIHEDEVLNQILGNDKKELSPAYSKNEANSVEETLLDDSLSDASIESPEKLREQAVEEKKKYKILKGEGKSEEALKAFKRGKELERQATAVELSIRKNRRRPSSSNTTEIEKSKSNVQKGKEKDDLASELRDLGWSDMDLHDADKKPANMSLEGELSTLLREVSHKATTKTGASSSIDKTQVIALKKKALTLKREGKLTEAKEELKKAKILEQQLEEQALLEGAEDSDDELSALIRGMDDDDDGGDDTRDYFSMGFKGDHLDGIDNDLGDDSHFDVTNEDMNDPEMAAALKSFGWTEETDCLEETDNREAILSEIQALKRQAVAQKRAGNTAEAVSLHKKSKLLESNLDVEGPPDSILYEEKTASKPNKGKSRSVIQKELLGLKKQALALRREGKLDEADEVLKRGKVLEQQLEEIDNHASEVKPARDNNNSENLVVMDGGEEVTDQDMFDPTYLSLLSNLGWKEEEAESSRHNGDTIVTQAAVSSRKSKGEIQRELLGLKRKALALKRQGQTEEADEVLNEAKVLEAQLAEMESAKPKIPAEIKNDMLDSLSVSQPVNVESKVEVKAAIISDQSEQIPNDDSIRQEILAHKRKALALKREGRLPEAKEELRQAKLLEKRLEDILPAQLSIPAQLDAEKATPAVTPIVEKEPSPLKPASKPALSSRDRFKLQQQSLGHKRQALKFRREGRTEEADAEFELAKALESQLEELSAQDSSKSSLDHVDDGVGVEDFLDPQLLLALKSIGLNNEASVSSQVPNKKMEAPVIERGEDSSSGKERKIQQLEEEIKAEKIKAVKLKRSGNQQGALEALRRAKMLEKKLNS, from the exons ATGCGGAGGTATATTTTGCAACGGCTGTTCCCACCATAGGATGGTCTTACGTGGGCAAGGAGATTCACCTGTTCGCATTTGCGAACCATGTAAAAAACTCGAAGAGGCTGCACGCTTTGAATTGCGATATGGCCAGAAAAACAAAGCCGGAAAAG GGGGGTCTAGAGCAACACCTATTCATGAAGATGAAGTGTTAAATCAGATTTTAGGCAATGATAAGAAGGAATTGTCTCCAGCGTATTCTAAGAATGAAGCTAATTCTGTCGAGGAGACTCTCCTAGATGATTCATTATCAGATGCATCAATTGAGAGTCCTGAAAAGTTGCGTGAGCAGGCTGTGGAGGagaaaaagaaatacaaaatcCTGAAAGGAGAAGGAAAATCCGAAGAAGCTTTAAAAGCTTTTAAAAGGGGAAAAGAGCTTGAGAGACAAGCAACTGCGGTAGAACTATCAATAAGAAAAAATCGCAGAAGACCATCTTCAAGCAACACGACGGAGATTGAGAAAAGCAAGTCCAATGTTCAAAAGGGCAAGGAAAAAGATGACCTTGCTTCTGAACTTCGAGATTTGGGTTGGTCAGATATGGACCTTCACGATGCCGATAAAAAGCCAGCTAATATGAGCTTGGAAGGTGAACTATCTACACTTCTTAGGGAGGTCTCTCATAAAGCTACGACAAAGACAGGTGCCAGCAGCAGTATAGACAAAACTCAGGTGATTGCCCTCAAGAAGAAAGCTCTAACTCTAAAGCGTGAAGGAAAACTCACTGAGGCAAAAGAAGAACTGAAAAAAGCTAAAATTCTGGAACAGCAACTTGAGGAACAAGCACTCTTGGAAGGGGCTGAAGATTCTGACGACGAGCTGTCAGCATTGATTCGTGGCATGGACGACGATGATGATGGTGGTGATGATACACGGGATTATTTCTCAATGGGATTCAAGGGCGATCACCTTGATGGAATCGATAACGATCTGGGCGATGATAGTCACTTCGACGTGACAAATGAGGATATGAATGACCCAGAAATGGCTGCTGCTTTAAAATCTTTTGGTTGGACCGAGGAAACTGATTGCTTGGAGGAAACTGATAATAGGGAAGCAATCTTAAGTGAGATTCAAGCTTTGAAAAGACAGGCAGTTGCTCAAAAACGGGCAGGTAATACAGCTGAAGCAGTGTCTTTGCACAAAAAGTCGAAGTTACTCGAGAGTAACCTTGATGTGGAAGGACCACCAGATTCTATTTTGTATGAGGAGAAAACCGCATCAAAGCCAAACAAGGGGAAGAGTAGATCGGTGATTCAGAAAGAGCTGTTGGGCCTGAAAAAGCAGGCTCTTGCTTTAAGGAGGGAAGGTAAACTAGACGAGGCAGATGAAGTGCTGAAGAGAGGGAAGGTACTCGAGCAGCAGCTTGAGGAGATCGATAATCATGCTTCTGAAGTGAAGCCTGCACGTGACAATAATAATTCAGAAAATCTTGTTGTGATGGATGGTGGAGAAGAAGTGACAGATCaggacatgtttgatccaacGTATCTTTCACTTTTATCGAACCTGGGTTGGAAAGAGGAAGAAGCCGAGAGTTCTAGACATAATGGCGATACAATCGTTACTCAAGCTGCTGTTTCATCTCGAAAAAGTAAAGGTGAAATCCAGAGGGAACTGCTCGGTTTGAAGAGGAAGGCGCTTGCTCTGAAGCGCCAAGGTCAGACCGAGGAAGCAGACGAAGTGCTAAACGAGGCAAAAGTTTTGGAAGCCCAACTGGCGGAGATGGAGTCTGCCAAACCTAAAATTCCAGCGGAAATAAAAAACGACATGTTAGATTCCTTGTCTGTTTCACAGCCGGTGAATGTCGAGTCGAAAGTAGAAGTCAAAGCCGCAATAATAAGCGATCAATCTGAACAAATTCCTAACGATGATTCTATCCGTCAAGAAATTCTTGCTCATAAAAGAAAAGCCCTTGCTCTGAAGAGAGAAGGGAGGCTTCCAGAAGCTAAAGAGGAGCTTCGACAGGCAAAACTGTTGGAGAAAAGGCTAGAGGATATCCTCCCTGCTCAACTTAGTATCCCTGCCCAACTTGATGCAGAAAAAGCTACCCCTGCTGTGACACCCATTGTCGAGAAGGAACCAAGTCCTTTGAAACCGGCTTCAAAACCTGCACTGTCTAGCCGTGATCGTTTCAAGTTGCAGCAGCAGTCCCTCGGTCATAAAAGACAGGCACTGAAGTTTAGGAGAGAAGGCAGGACGGAAGAAGCAGATGCAGAGTTTGAATTGGCAAAAGCTCTAGAGTCCCAGTTGGAGGAGTTATCAGCCCAAGACTCGTCCAAATCTTCATTGGACCATGTCGACGATGGTGTCGGAGTTGAGGATTTCCTTGATCCCCAACTTCTGTTGGCTTTGAAATCCATAGGATTGAATAACGAAGCAAGTGTTTCATCTCAAGTACCTAATAAAAAGATGGAGGCTCCTGTAATTGAAAGGGGTGAAGATTCTTCTTCTGGTAAGGAGAGGAAAATTCAACAACTGGAAGAAGAGATCAAAGCAGAGAAGATAAAGGCAGTTAAATTAAAACGTTCAGGAAACCAACAGGGGGCTCTGGAAGCTCTTAGGCGAGCTAAAATGCTTGAAAAGAAGCTAAATTCTTGA